AGTGAAAtcgcaaaaaaaacaacatcttGATTATTTTTTATAACATTCCATTCACATCCAAAATAGAGATTTGGTTCAGAAATAATAATGAGCCAACCTTTTTAAGTAAGTCTGTCTTTTCTCCTCAGACAGGGAAGAGTGAGCTGGATAAGTACCTCTCCCCCCAGACGCCGCTCCTGATGCCCCATCCTGACCCTCCAGAGCAGAACAAGTCTCGGCGGGACAGTGCCTCTGTGATGGATCACTTCTTTGGCGACGACCAGGGTGGATCTCCTTACAGCATCAACATGAACGTCTTCCTGCCCGACCTGGCCTACCTGAGGATGGGCTTGTGTCGGCCGGCACGCCCAGGGCCTGGGGGTAACGGTGGAGGCATGGGCCAGCAGGTCAAAACAgaacccccttcctcctctcccttcgcCCATCCTCACCCTCACTGCCCCAGCAGTAGCGTCCACAGTAACAGCATCAGCCTTTCCACGGTAACGTCGGTGTCTTCCTCTTCTTCGTTACCAGAGTTCACTAGCGTGTTCAGCCCGTCGGGTGGTGGTGACCCGACCTCTGACGCCGTGGCAACGGGCGGTTCTGTTTACGTGAAGGAGGAGCTGGGGTCGTTCGATCTGCCTCACGACGACTCTCTGTTCCAGCTGCTCTCTGCGGAGCTGGACTCTGCCCCTCTCGCGCCCATGCATCACCACGGCAACAGTGCTCATCACCGGGCGGGGCAGCATCACGGAGGTTCCGGTCCCTCGCCCATCATGCACACCTTCCACGACCTACACTTAGCCGCCCAGGCCCAGCAGCAACACCAACAACTACAGACTGCCAAGGCAAGCTACTGTGGTGGGCTGCACAGCGTGGGAGGGGCCTACCCTCACCCTCACTTCCTCCAGCAGCCCCAGCACCATCAGGCCAAGGCCCCCTAcctgcccccctctcctcccagctcaGAGCCCAGCTCTCCAGATCGTCAGAAGGACCTCCTTCAgaacctctcccctcccccttcctatGCCGCCACTATCGCCTCCAAGCTGGGAGTCAGCGTCTCCCCCAGTCTTTCCCCCACCGGTGTGGCTCGACCCCCAGCCTCAAGTCTAACTCCAGCCCCAGGCTCCGGCCCAGCTCCAAGCCTGAACCAGTCCATGCAGGTCCGCTACAACCGCAGGACCAACCCAGAcctggagaagaggaggataCACCACTGTGACTTCCCAGGTCAGGACTCCTCCCTCTACTGTCAGGcctcctccctccaaccctccctccctccctcgggtTATACTTTTTCTGTACTGTCaggcctcctccctccctccctctactgtcaggcctcctccctccctccctccctctactgtcaggcctcctccctccctccctgccttcctccctccctctactgtcaggcctcctccctccctctactgtcaggcctcctccctccctccctgccttcctccctccctctactgtcaggcctcctccctccctctactgtcaggcctcctccctccatccctccctccctccctccctccctccctctactgtcaggcctcctccctccctccctccctcccctctactgtcaggcctcctccctctctccctcgggTTATACTGTTTCTCTACTGTCaggcctcctccctccctccctccctccctctactgtcaggcctcctccctccctccctccctccctcccttgggTTATACTGTTAATCTATTGTCaggcctcctccctccctccctgcctcccttcctccctttacTGTCaggcctcctccctccctccttcgggTTATACTGTTTCTCTACTGTCaggcctcctccctccctctactgtcaggcctcctccctgcctccttccctctactgtcaggcctcctccctccctctactgtcaggcctcctccctgcctccctccctctactgtcAGGCCTCCTCCCTCCTTCGGGTTATACTGTTTCTCTACtgtcagcctccctccctccctccctccctccctccctccctccctccctccctccctccctctgtcaggccccctccctccctccctccctccctctactgtcaggcctcctccctccctccctccctctactgtcatgccccctccctccctccctccctctactgtcaggcctcctccctccctccctccctccctctactgtcaggcctcctccctccctccctccctccctctactgtcaggccccctccctccctccctccctctctcagctgcAGAGCTTTACTTTAGGTGTGCTTTCTGTGTGTTGGTCGTCTATTTCAGTTTATCATGAAGACGTTGTGCTTGTTCCTATGCTTGTTGTTTACCATCAATTAGCTCTGTGTCTGTAGTGTCCTGTGTTATGGGTGGTGGTCTGATTAGCTCAGTGTCTATAGTGTCCTGTGTTATGGGTGGTGGTCTGATTAGCTCAGTGTCCTGTGTTATGGGTGGTGGTCTGATTAGCTCAGTGTCCTGTGTTATGGGTGGTGGTCTGATTAGCTCAGTGTCTATAGTGTCCTGTGTTATGGGTGGTGGTCTGATTAGCTCAGTGTCCTGTGTTATGGGTGGGGGTCTGATTAGCTCAGTGTCCGTAGTGTCCTGTGTTATGGGTGGTGGTCTGATTAGCTCAGTTTCTATAGTGTCCTGTGTTATGGGTGGCGGTCTGATTAGCTCAGTGTCTATAGTGTCCTGTGTTATGGGTGGTGGTCTGATTAGCTCAGTGTCCGTAGTGTCCTGTGTTATGGGTGGTGGCCTGATTAGCTCAGTGTCCGTAGTGTCCTGTGTTATGGGTGGTGGTCTGATTAGCTCAGTGTCCTGTGTTATGGGTGGTGGTCTGATTAGCTCAGTGTCCGTAGTGTCCTGTGTTATGGGTGGTGGTCTGATTAGCTCAGTGTCCTGTGTTATGGGTGGTGGTCTGATTAGCTCAGTGTCCGTAGTGTCCTGTTATGGGCGGTGGTCTGATTAGCTCAGTGTCCTGTGTTATGGGTGGTGGTCTGATTAGCTCAGTGTCCGTAGTGTCCTGTGTTATGGGTGGTGGTCTGATTAGCTCAGTGTCTATAGTGTCCTGTGTTATGGGTGGTGGTCTGATTAGCTCAGTGTCTATAGTGTCCTGTTATGGGCGGTGGTCTGATTAGCTCAGTGTCCTGTGTTGTGGGTGGTGGTCTGATTAGCTCAGTGTCTACAGTGTCCTGTGTTATGGGTGGTGGCCTGATTAGCTCAGTGTCCGTAGTGTCCTGTGTTATGGGTGGTGGTCTGATTAGCTCAGTGTCCTGTGTTATGGGTGGGGGTCTGATTAGCTCAGTGTCCTGTGTTATGGGTGGTGGTCTGATTAGCTCAGTGTCCGTAGTGTCCTGTGTTATGGGTGGTGGTCTGATTAGCTCAGTGTCCTGTGTTATGGGTGGTGGTCTGATTAGCTCAGTGTCCGTAGTGTCCTTTTATGGGCGGTGGTCTGATTAGCTCAGTGTCCTGTGTTATGGGTGGGGGTCTGATTAGCTCAGTGTCCGTAGTGTCCTGTGTTATGGGTGGTGGTCTGATTAGCTCAGTGTCCTGTGTTATGGGTGGGGGTCTGATTAGCTCAGTGTCTATAGTGTCCTGTGTTATGGGTGGTGGTCTGATTAGCTCAGTGTCTGTAGTGTCCTGTGTTATGGGTGGTGGTCTGATTAGCTCAGTGTCTATAGTGTCCTGTGTTATGGGTGGTGGTCTGATTAGCTCAGTGTCTGTAGTGTCCTGTGTTATGGGTGGGGGTCTGATTAGCTCAGTGTCCTGTGTTATGGGTGGTGGTCTGATTAGCTCAGTGTCTATAGTGTCCTGTTATGGGTGGTGGTCTGATTAGCTCAGTGTCTATAGTGTCCTGTTATGGGTGGTGGTCTGACTAGCTCAGTGTCCTGTGTTATGGGTGGGGGTCTGATTAGCTCAGTGTCTATAGTGTCCTGTGTTATGGGTGGTGGTCTGATTAGCTCAGTGTCTATAGTGTCCTGTGTTATGGGTGGTGGTCTGATTAGCTCAGTGTCTATAGTGTCCTGTGTTATGGGTGTGGGTCTGATTAGCTCAGTGTCCGTAGTGTCCTGTGTTATGGGTGGTGGTCTGATTAGCTCAGTGTCCTGTGTTATGGGTGGGGGTCTGATTAGCTCAGTGTCTATAGTGTCCTGTGTTATGGGTGGTGGTCTGATTAGCTCAGTGTCTGTAGTGTCCTGTGTTATGGGTGGTGGTCTGATTAGCTCAGTGTCTATAGTGTCCTGTGTTATGGGTGGTGGTCTGATTAGCTCAGTGTCTGTAGTGTCCTGTGTTATGGGTGTGGGTCTGATTAGCTCAGTGTCCTGTGTTATGGGTGGTGGTCTGATTAGCTCAGTGTCTATAGTGTCCTGTTATGGGTGGTGGTCTGATTAGCTCAGTGTCTATAGTGTCCTGTTATGGGTGGTGGTCTGACTAGCTCAGTGTCCTGTGTTATGGGTGGGGGTCTGATTAGCTCAGTGTCTATAGTGTCCTGTGTTATGGGTGGTGGTCTGATTAGCTCAGTGTCTATAGTGTCCTGTGTTATGGGTGGTGGTCTGATTAGCTCAGTGTCTATAGTGTCCTGTGTTATGGGTGGTGGTCTGACTCAGTGAATTTAGTAAACATTactattctctgtgtgtgttgcctcTGAATGACGTTGAATAATTCAGTAATCGACAGCAGGCTTTTAGCCAGCTCTAGGATGTATCCCAaacggcaccatattccctacatagtgccctcgTTGTGACCAGAatcctagtcaaaagtagtgcactatatagggaacagggtgtcgtTTTGGATCCAACCAAGCTCTAGAGATCTGTCAGAGAAACACAGGAAATGGACGACCGAGACAGATTCTTATTGGTTGCATCAAACTGACAGTGTTTCACAGCTAGAAAAACACACCAGTCAgtccactgaaacacacacacacacacacacataaacaaactcCTCTTGGGCTAATATAATACTCATGTGCTCCTCCTGCTTGTCAGCAGCTCTCGTGCCCTCTCACTAATGTTAGATGATGTCAGATAGCCTCTGGCTCTGTGATTGGAGGGTTACTCAACTCCTCAGCATGTCTGGACTGGCGTGTTGTAAATGGTAGCAGAACTCGGTAGAACTCGGTGTTGCAGAGCTCGGTAGAGGAGGTGTTGCAGAACTCAGTAGAGGAGGTGTTGCAGAACTCGGTAGAGGAGGTGTTGCAGAGCTTGGTAGAGGAGGTGTTGCAGAACTCAGTAGAGGAGGTGTTGCAGAACTCGGTAGAGGAGGTGTTGCAGAGCTCGGTAGAGGAGGTGTTGCAGAACAGGGAGGCGGTGTTGCAGAACTCGGTAGAGGAGGTGTTGCAGAACTCGGTAGAGGAGGTGTTGCAGAACTCGGTAGAGGAGGTGTTGCAGAGCTCGGTAGAGGAGGTGTTGCAGAACAGGGAGGCGGTGTTGCAGAACTCGGTAGAGGAGGTGTTGGAGAACTCGGTAGAGGAGGTGTTGGAGAACTCGGTAGAGGAGGTGTTGCAGAACTCGGTAGAGGAGGTGTTGGAGAACTCGGTAGAGGAGGTGTTGGAGAACTCGGTAGAGGAGGTGTTGCAGAACTCGGTAGAGGAGGTGTTGGAGAACTCGGTAGAGGAGGTGTTGGAGAACTCGGTAGAGGAGGTGTTGCAGAACTCGGTAGAGGAGGTGTTGCAGAACTCGGTAGAGGAGGTGTTGCAGAACTCGGTAGAGGAGGTGTTGGAGAACTCGGTAGAGGAGGTGTTGCAGAACTCGGTAGAGGAGGTGTTGCAGAACTCGGTAGAGGCGATGTTGCAGAACTCGGTAGAGGAGGTGTTGCAGAACAGGGAGGCGGTGTTGCAGAACAGGGAGACTGTTgtataacccataatgacaaagcaaaaacaggtttagacatttttgctaatttattaaaaataaaaaacatttcctcatcaatctactctttaccccataatgacaaggagAACGCAGGTTCTTAGAAATGTCTGCtaatttaaaaacagaaataccttatttacataagtattcagaccttttgctatgagactcgaaattgagctcaggtgcatcctgtttccattgatcatccttgagatgtttctacaacttgaatggagtccacctgtggtcaattcaattgattggacatgatttggaaaggcacacacctgtctatataaggtcccacagttgacagtgcatgtccgagcaaaaaccaagccatgaggtcgaaggaattgtccatagagctccgagacaggattgtgttgaggcacagatctggggaaaggtaccaaaacatttctgcagcattgaaggtccccaagaacacagtggcctccatca
This genomic window from Oncorhynchus mykiss isolate Arlee unplaced genomic scaffold, USDA_OmykA_1.1 un_scaffold_144, whole genome shotgun sequence contains:
- the klf5a gene encoding Krueppel-like factor 5, whose protein sequence is MAATLITMSAGTGTGQDEMFYTLLKPMLSEGFPAEESALFGFDTKNLLTERSGQSEYAHQTGKSELDKYLSPQTPLLMPHPDPPEQNKSRRDSASVMDHFFGDDQGGSPYSINMNVFLPDLAYLRMGLCRPARPGPGGNGGGMGQQVKTEPPSSSPFAHPHPHCPSSSVHSNSISLSTVTSVSSSSSLPEFTSVFSPSGGGDPTSDAVATGGSVYVKEELGSFDLPHDDSLFQLLSAELDSAPLAPMHHHGNSAHHRAGQHHGGSGPSPIMHTFHDLHLAAQAQQQHQQLQTAKASYCGGLHSVGGAYPHPHFLQQPQHHQAKAPYLPPSPPSSEPSSPDRQKDLLQNLSPPPSYAATIASKLGVSVSPSLSPTGVARPPASSLTPAPGSGPAPSLNQSMQVRYNRRTNPDLEKRRIHHCDFPGCKKVYTKSSHLKAHLRTHTGEKPYRCSWDGCDWRFARSDELTRHFRKHTGAKPFQCSVCSRSFSRSDHLALHMKRHQN